The Burkholderia pyrrocinia genome includes a region encoding these proteins:
- a CDS encoding DUF5943 domain-containing protein gives MQPQLPINVDPDTGVWTTDALPMLYVPRHFFTNNHVAVEEALGVEAYAEILYKAGYKSAYHWCDKEAKLHGLTGMAVFEHYLKRLSQRGWGLFSIIEADPASARAKIELRHSSFVLQQPGKEGKLCYMFAGWFAGAMDWVNDTTPEGKGAPRAQSKEVQCAAEHHDHCVFEVSPIAH, from the coding sequence ATGCAACCGCAACTGCCGATCAACGTCGATCCCGATACCGGCGTCTGGACCACCGATGCACTGCCGATGCTGTACGTGCCGCGCCACTTCTTCACGAACAACCACGTCGCCGTCGAGGAAGCGCTCGGCGTCGAAGCGTATGCCGAGATTCTCTACAAGGCCGGCTACAAGTCCGCCTACCACTGGTGCGACAAGGAAGCGAAGCTGCACGGCCTGACCGGCATGGCCGTGTTCGAGCACTACCTGAAGCGCCTGTCGCAGCGCGGCTGGGGCCTGTTCTCGATCATCGAGGCCGATCCGGCCAGCGCGCGCGCAAAGATCGAGCTGCGCCACTCGTCGTTCGTGCTCCAGCAGCCCGGCAAGGAAGGCAAGCTCTGCTACATGTTTGCCGGCTGGTTCGCCGGCGCGATGGACTGGGTCAACGACACGACGCCGGAAGGCAAGGGCGCGCCGCGCGCGCAATCGAAGGAAGTGCAGTGCGCGGCCGAGCACCACGATCACTGTGTTTTCGAAGTGTCGCCGATCGCGCACTGA
- a CDS encoding GlxA family transcriptional regulator yields MSPDRTASLSHFAFMPLPNFTMIAFTNAIEVLRMANYLSGQPLYRWSVISPDGGPVTASNGLTVDTGPAECVGQPDIVFVCGGVDVQRATTPAHLSALRRFARMGLPLGSLCTGTYALAKSGLLAGYACAIHWENMSALKEEFPDTRFLKELFVIDRDRITCTGGVAPLDMMLNLIAARVGTARVTQIAEQFIVEHVRDTSAQQRMPLVARLGSANKSLFEVISLMENNIEEPLSREELARLANMSQRQLQRLFREHLGMTPTHYYLTLRLRRARELLLQTDMSIMHITMACGFQSACHFSKSYRDAFGVAPTRERRKQVAPLAQGAASAGPAFPAHVLHA; encoded by the coding sequence ATGTCGCCCGACCGCACAGCGTCGCTGTCCCACTTCGCGTTCATGCCATTACCGAATTTCACGATGATCGCATTCACCAATGCGATCGAGGTGCTTCGGATGGCGAACTACCTGAGCGGCCAGCCGCTCTACCGCTGGTCGGTGATCAGCCCGGACGGCGGCCCGGTCACGGCGAGCAACGGCCTCACGGTCGACACGGGCCCGGCCGAATGCGTGGGGCAACCCGACATCGTGTTCGTGTGCGGCGGCGTCGACGTGCAGCGCGCGACCACGCCGGCCCATCTGTCGGCGCTGCGCCGCTTCGCACGCATGGGGCTCCCGCTCGGCAGCCTGTGCACGGGCACCTATGCGCTCGCGAAGTCGGGGCTGCTCGCGGGCTACGCGTGCGCGATCCACTGGGAGAACATGTCGGCGCTGAAGGAAGAGTTTCCGGACACGCGCTTCCTGAAGGAACTGTTCGTGATCGACCGCGACCGCATCACGTGCACGGGCGGCGTCGCGCCGCTCGACATGATGCTGAACCTGATCGCCGCGCGCGTGGGCACCGCGCGCGTCACGCAGATCGCCGAGCAATTCATCGTCGAACACGTGCGCGACACCAGCGCGCAGCAACGCATGCCGCTCGTCGCTCGGCTCGGCTCGGCGAACAAGTCGCTGTTCGAAGTGATCTCGCTGATGGAGAACAACATCGAGGAGCCGCTGTCGCGCGAGGAGCTCGCGCGGCTTGCGAACATGTCGCAGCGGCAACTGCAGCGCCTGTTCCGCGAGCATCTCGGGATGACGCCGACGCACTACTACCTGACGCTGCGACTGCGCCGCGCGCGCGAACTGCTGCTGCAGACCGACATGTCGATCATGCACATCACGATGGCATGCGGCTTCCAGTCGGCATGCCACTTCAGCAAGAGCTATCGCGACGCGTTCGGCGTCGCGCCCACACGCGAGCGCCGCAAGCAGGTCGCGCCGTTGGCGCAGGGCGCGGCCAGCGCCGGTCCGGCCTTTCCGGCGCATGTGCTGCATGCGTGA
- a CDS encoding serine hydroxymethyltransferase, whose product MSNTQPFFSQPLAERDAPVRSSILKELERQQSQVELIASENIVSRAVLEAQGSVLTNKYAEGYPGKRYYGGCEFADEVEALAIERVKQIFNAGYANVQPHSGAQANGSVMLALAKPGDTVLGMSLDAGGHLTHGAKPALSGKWFNAVQYGVNRDTMLIDYDQVEALAHEHKPNLIIAGFSAYPRALDFARFRAIADSVGAKLMVDMAHIAGVIAAGRHANPVEHAHVVTSTTHKTLRGPRGGFVLTNDEDIAKKINSAVFPGLQGGPLMHVIAGKAVAFGEVLHADFKTYIDNVLANAQALGEVLKAGGVDLVTGGTDNHLLLVDLRPKGLKGAPVEQALERAGITCNKNGIPFDTEKPTVTSGIRLGTPAGTTRGFGVEEFREVGRLILEVFDALRANPEGDHATEQRVRREIFALCERFPIY is encoded by the coding sequence ATGTCGAACACCCAGCCTTTCTTCTCGCAGCCCCTTGCCGAGCGCGACGCGCCGGTGCGCAGCTCCATCCTGAAGGAACTCGAGCGTCAGCAGTCGCAGGTCGAGCTGATCGCGTCGGAAAACATCGTGTCGCGCGCCGTGCTCGAGGCGCAGGGCTCGGTGCTGACCAACAAGTACGCGGAAGGCTATCCCGGCAAGCGCTACTACGGCGGCTGCGAATTCGCGGACGAAGTCGAGGCGCTGGCGATCGAACGCGTGAAGCAGATCTTCAACGCCGGCTATGCCAACGTGCAGCCGCACTCGGGCGCGCAGGCGAACGGCTCGGTGATGCTCGCGCTGGCCAAGCCGGGCGACACGGTGCTCGGCATGTCGCTGGATGCGGGCGGCCACCTGACGCACGGCGCGAAGCCGGCGCTGTCGGGCAAGTGGTTCAACGCCGTTCAGTACGGCGTGAACCGCGACACGATGCTGATCGATTACGACCAGGTCGAGGCACTCGCACACGAGCACAAGCCGAACCTGATCATCGCCGGCTTCTCGGCCTACCCGCGCGCGCTCGACTTCGCGCGTTTCCGCGCAATCGCCGACAGCGTTGGCGCGAAGCTGATGGTCGACATGGCGCACATCGCTGGCGTGATCGCCGCGGGCCGCCATGCGAACCCAGTCGAGCACGCGCACGTCGTCACGTCGACCACCCACAAGACGCTGCGCGGCCCGCGCGGCGGCTTCGTGCTGACCAACGACGAGGACATCGCCAAGAAGATCAACTCGGCCGTGTTCCCCGGCCTGCAGGGCGGCCCGCTGATGCACGTGATCGCTGGCAAGGCCGTCGCGTTCGGCGAAGTGCTGCACGCGGACTTCAAGACCTATATCGACAACGTGCTCGCGAACGCGCAGGCGCTCGGCGAAGTGCTGAAGGCCGGCGGCGTCGATCTCGTCACGGGCGGCACCGACAACCACCTGCTGCTGGTCGACCTGCGCCCGAAGGGCCTGAAGGGCGCGCCGGTCGAGCAGGCGCTGGAGCGCGCGGGCATCACCTGCAACAAGAACGGCATTCCGTTCGACACCGAGAAGCCGACCGTCACGTCGGGCATCCGTCTCGGCACGCCGGCCGGCACGACGCGCGGTTTCGGCGTCGAGGAATTCCGCGAAGTCGGCCGCCTGATCCTCGAAGTGTTCGACGCGCTGCGCGCAAACCCGGAAGGCGACCACGCGACCGAACAGCGCGTGCGCCGCGAGATCTTCGCGCTCTGCGAACGTTTCCCGATCTACTGA
- a CDS encoding dipeptidase, which translates to MSTLHQDSIIIDGLNISKFEKPVFEDMRKGGITAANCTVSVWENFAKTVDNIGVMKKKIRDNGELLTLVRTTDDIFRAKKEGKTGVILGFQNAHAFEDNLGYIEAFADMGVRVVQLCYNTQNLVGTGCYERDGGLSDFGREVITEMNRVGIMVDLSHVGGNTSSEAIAFSKKPVCYSHCLPSGLKEHPRNKSDAQLKEIADAGGFVGVTMFAPFLKRGIEATIDDYIEAIDYVVNLIGEDAVGIGTDFTQDFAKEFFDMLTHDKGRYRQLTNFGKVINPDGIRTIGEFPNLTAAMERAGWKDSRIRKIMGENWVRVFKDVWGA; encoded by the coding sequence ATGAGCACGCTGCATCAGGACAGCATCATCATCGACGGACTGAACATCTCGAAGTTCGAGAAGCCGGTGTTCGAAGACATGCGCAAGGGCGGTATCACGGCCGCGAACTGCACGGTGTCGGTGTGGGAGAACTTCGCCAAGACCGTCGACAACATCGGCGTGATGAAGAAGAAGATCCGCGACAACGGCGAGTTGCTGACGCTGGTGCGCACGACCGACGACATCTTCCGCGCGAAGAAGGAAGGCAAGACCGGGGTCATCCTGGGCTTCCAGAACGCGCACGCGTTCGAGGACAACCTCGGCTACATCGAAGCGTTCGCCGACATGGGCGTGCGCGTCGTGCAGCTTTGCTACAACACGCAGAACCTGGTCGGCACCGGCTGCTACGAGCGCGACGGCGGCCTGTCGGATTTCGGCCGCGAAGTGATCACCGAGATGAACCGCGTCGGCATCATGGTCGACCTGTCGCATGTGGGCGGCAACACGTCGTCGGAAGCGATCGCCTTCTCGAAGAAGCCGGTGTGCTATTCGCACTGCCTGCCGTCGGGCCTGAAGGAGCATCCGCGCAACAAGAGCGACGCGCAGCTGAAGGAGATCGCCGATGCGGGCGGCTTCGTCGGCGTGACGATGTTCGCGCCGTTCCTCAAGCGCGGGATCGAAGCGACGATCGACGACTACATCGAGGCGATCGACTACGTCGTGAACCTGATCGGCGAAGACGCGGTCGGCATCGGCACGGATTTCACGCAGGATTTCGCGAAGGAATTCTTCGACATGCTGACGCATGACAAGGGCCGCTATCGCCAGCTCACGAACTTCGGCAAGGTGATCAACCCGGACGGCATCCGCACGATCGGCGAATTCCCGAACCTGACCGCGGCGATGGAACGCGCCGGCTGGAAGGACTCGCGTATCCGCAAGATCATGGGCGAGAACTGGGTGCGGGTGTTCAAGGACGTGTGGGGCGCGTAA